One window from the genome of Roseomonas haemaphysalidis encodes:
- a CDS encoding sulfate ABC transporter substrate-binding protein, translating into MTRPAIARRQLALLALPALMAGTPARAQAGATLLNVSYDPTRELYRDFNALFTAQWQARTGQAVRANTSHGGSGRQARSVIDGLQADVVTLALAYDVDAIAARGLIAPDWQSRLPHNSAPYVSTIVFLVRKGNPKGVRDWGDLARPGVAVITPNPKTSGGARWNYLAAWAWALRQPGGDAAAAQDFLGRLFRNVPVLDTGARGSTTSFVQRGQGDVLLAWENEAHLAAAEFGADKFDIVYPPLSILAEPSVAVVDRNVDRRGTRALAEAYLQGLYAPEGQTLVAKHFYRPRDAAALTAAGSRFPQLEMVTIDDPALGGWQKAQGTHFDDGGLFDRIYRPGGR; encoded by the coding sequence ATGACCCGTCCCGCGATCGCCCGCCGCCAGCTGGCGCTGCTCGCCCTGCCTGCCCTCATGGCCGGCACGCCCGCGCGGGCCCAGGCCGGCGCCACGCTGCTGAACGTCAGCTACGACCCGACGCGGGAGCTGTACCGCGACTTCAACGCCCTGTTCACCGCCCAATGGCAGGCGCGCACCGGGCAGGCGGTGCGGGCCAATACCTCGCATGGCGGCTCGGGCCGGCAGGCGCGCTCGGTGATCGACGGGCTGCAGGCCGACGTGGTGACCCTGGCTCTGGCCTACGACGTGGATGCCATCGCCGCCCGCGGGCTGATCGCGCCGGACTGGCAGTCCCGCCTGCCGCACAACAGCGCGCCCTATGTCAGCACCATCGTGTTCCTGGTCCGCAAGGGCAATCCCAAGGGCGTGCGGGACTGGGGCGACCTGGCGCGCCCCGGCGTTGCCGTCATCACGCCCAATCCCAAGACCTCCGGCGGCGCGCGCTGGAACTACCTGGCGGCCTGGGCCTGGGCCCTGCGGCAGCCGGGCGGCGACGCCGCCGCCGCGCAGGACTTCCTGGGGCGGCTGTTCCGCAACGTGCCGGTGCTGGATACGGGCGCGCGCGGCTCCACCACCTCCTTCGTGCAGCGCGGCCAGGGCGACGTGCTGCTGGCCTGGGAAAACGAGGCCCACCTCGCCGCCGCCGAGTTCGGCGCGGACAAGTTCGACATCGTCTACCCGCCGCTGTCCATCCTGGCCGAGCCCTCCGTCGCGGTGGTGGACCGCAACGTCGACCGGCGCGGCACCCGCGCCCTGGCGGAAGCCTATCTGCAGGGGCTCTACGCGCCGGAAGGGCAGACGCTGGTCGCCAAGCACTTTTATCGCCCGCGCGACGCCGCCGCCCTGACGGCCGCCGGCAGCCGCTTTCCGCAGCTCGAGATGGTGACCATCGACGACCCGGCCTTGGGCGGCTGGCAAAAGGCGCAGGGCACGCATTTCGACGACGGCGGGCTGTTCGACCGGATCTACCGGCCCGGCGGCCGGTGA